The segment AATCGCATGACTGCGGCGACTTCTACGAAAAATATACTATATAACGCTATACAGAAGCTGATGCTAGCACAAAACTGTAACGGCGCTACTGTGCTCACTCAGGTGATTTCTGTGCGCTGGTCGGGTTTATGACTTCGTCACGGACGAAATTCGGAGTGCACTGACGTTCCCACCGGACTTCGTCCGCACAGTCGCTACTACAAAGTGAAAGTGGGGCAGAGGCGTGTCGGTCGCAGCTTGGCCGCTCACAGAGCTCGTCGTCACCGGCATCGGCGTCAACCGTCATAAGTAGAGTTCGATATCTGACGATATTATCATCTTCTGAATAATTCTCCCATAGCTACCGCTTGTCGTCGTTGTTTTACGTGATACTTCGATTGTAGATTCAGTCGGCGTGGGGAGCAACGGTCTCTGTTTCCGTCTCCACCATATTGGTGGTGAGACCGTTAGCTAGAGTAAGTACTGCGGCTCGGTGGTCGTTTTTCGAGTGATGAATAGAAGTCGGTCGTGTGGTTTGTTCGTCGTAGTTTGAAAAGCTAAGAGAGGAGTCAG is part of the Haladaptatus cibarius D43 genome and harbors:
- a CDS encoding UPF0058 family protein, which translates into the protein MKKQELIHLHGLLSEVRDRFEARTDSSLSFSNYDEQTTRPTSIHHSKNDHRAAVLTLANGLTTNMVETETETVAPHAD